In Rhizobium sp. WSM4643, the following are encoded in one genomic region:
- the folE gene encoding GTP cyclohydrolase I FolE, whose product MDAIVKNFPQTNRDSDRPSQQEAEEAVRVLLRWAGDDPTREGLLETPARVVKSYRELFSGYDMAAEDVLGRTFEEVAGYDDMVLVKDIPFYSHCEHHMVPIIGKAHVAYMPDGRVLGLSKIARVVEIYGRRLQTQETMTAQIARAIDDTLNPRGVAVLIEAEHMCMAMRGVQKQGSTTLTTTFTGTFKTEPADQARFMTMVRSR is encoded by the coding sequence ATGGACGCAATCGTAAAAAACTTTCCCCAGACGAACCGCGACTCGGATCGCCCCTCCCAGCAGGAGGCGGAGGAAGCCGTTCGCGTTCTGTTGCGCTGGGCCGGCGACGACCCGACGCGTGAAGGCCTGCTCGAAACGCCGGCCCGCGTCGTCAAATCGTACCGCGAGCTTTTTTCCGGTTACGACATGGCGGCGGAAGACGTGCTCGGCCGCACCTTCGAGGAGGTCGCCGGTTACGACGACATGGTCCTCGTCAAGGATATTCCGTTCTACTCGCATTGCGAACACCACATGGTGCCGATCATCGGCAAGGCCCACGTTGCCTACATGCCTGACGGGCGTGTGCTCGGCCTGTCGAAGATTGCCCGTGTCGTCGAGATCTATGGCCGTCGGTTGCAGACCCAGGAAACGATGACCGCCCAGATCGCCCGGGCAATCGACGATACGCTTAATCCGCGCGGTGTCGCAGTGCTGATCGAGGCCGAACATATGTGCATGGCGATGCGCGGCGTTCAGAAGCAGGGCTCGACCACGTTGACGACGACGTTTACGGGAACGTTCAAGACTGAGCCGGCCGATCAGGCCCGTTTCATGACCATGGTGCGGAGCCGCTGA
- the hisI gene encoding phosphoribosyl-AMP cyclohydrolase gives MSQLIFNQPSEDKSALEDAGDFTPRFDDRGLITAIVTDAGDGELLMVAHMNAQALALTIQTGTAHYFSRSRGKLWKKGETSGNLQTVKEIRTDCDQDAIWLKVEVAGHDATCHTGRRSCFYRTITLRDGKPMLDIVDDELHFDPQDVYGK, from the coding sequence ATGAGTCAACTGATCTTCAATCAACCATCCGAGGACAAGTCGGCGCTGGAAGACGCCGGCGATTTCACGCCGCGTTTCGACGACCGTGGCCTGATCACCGCGATCGTCACCGACGCCGGCGATGGCGAGCTGTTGATGGTGGCGCATATGAATGCCCAGGCGCTGGCGCTGACCATCCAGACCGGCACGGCGCATTATTTCAGCCGTTCGCGCGGCAAGCTCTGGAAGAAGGGCGAGACCTCGGGCAATCTCCAGACGGTCAAAGAAATCCGCACAGATTGCGATCAGGACGCTATCTGGCTGAAGGTCGAGGTCGCCGGCCACGACGCCACCTGTCACACCGGCCGCCGCTCCTGCTTCTACCGGACGATCACGCTTCGAGACGGAAAGCCGATGCTTGATATCGTCGACGACGAGCTTCATTTCGATCCGCAGGATGTCTACGGAAAATAG
- a CDS encoding patatin-like phospholipase family protein, whose amino-acid sequence MLSWSLHRQSSEGEGSGSDMSTTLEMLPPPAPQKKIKIALALGGGAARGWAHIGVLRALDEARVEIGMIAGTSIGALVGGCYLAGKLDELESFARSLTMRRIASLLDLTIGGSGLFGGMRLTKRMQEHLEGLNVEDLDRPFVAVAAEVNTGHEVWIANGSLITALRASYALPGIFEPVRSNHRTLVDGALVNPVPVSVCRAYEQPLVVAVNLNYDLYGRSAVVRHNASLSAQEVQKQEEAPYARLGMTGVMVQAFNIIQDRIARARLAGDPPDISLQPRLSYIGLSEFHRAGEAIERGYEEARARLPEIKRMQEVYASHP is encoded by the coding sequence ATGCTGAGCTGGAGTCTGCATCGTCAAAGCTCTGAAGGCGAGGGTTCCGGTTCCGATATGTCGACGACGCTCGAGATGCTCCCACCTCCGGCGCCTCAAAAGAAAATCAAGATCGCGCTGGCACTCGGCGGCGGCGCTGCCCGCGGCTGGGCCCATATCGGTGTGCTGCGCGCACTCGACGAGGCAAGGGTCGAGATCGGCATGATTGCCGGCACCTCGATCGGCGCGCTGGTCGGTGGCTGTTATCTCGCCGGCAAACTCGATGAACTCGAAAGCTTCGCGCGCTCGCTGACAATGCGCCGCATCGCAAGTCTCCTTGATCTCACCATCGGCGGCAGTGGCCTGTTCGGCGGCATGCGGCTGACCAAGCGCATGCAGGAACATCTCGAAGGCCTGAACGTCGAGGATCTCGATCGGCCGTTCGTTGCGGTCGCGGCCGAGGTCAATACCGGTCACGAGGTCTGGATCGCCAATGGTTCGCTGATTACGGCGCTGCGCGCCTCCTATGCCCTGCCTGGCATTTTCGAGCCGGTGCGCAGCAATCACCGCACGCTGGTCGACGGCGCACTGGTCAATCCCGTCCCCGTCTCCGTCTGCCGCGCCTACGAGCAGCCGCTCGTCGTCGCCGTCAATCTCAATTACGATCTCTACGGCCGCTCGGCCGTCGTCCGGCACAATGCCAGCCTGTCGGCCCAGGAAGTGCAGAAACAGGAAGAAGCGCCCTATGCGCGCCTCGGCATGACCGGCGTCATGGTGCAGGCCTTCAACATCATCCAGGACAGGATTGCCCGCGCCCGCCTTGCCGGCGACCCGCCTGATATTTCGCTGCAGCCGCGTCTCAGCTATATCGGCCTTTCCGAATTTCACCGGGCCGGCGAGGCGATCGAACGCGGCTACGAGGAAGCCAGAGCCAGGCTCCCCGAGATCAAGCGCATGCAGGAAGTCTACGCCAGCCACCCCTGA
- a CDS encoding CBS domain-containing protein, translating to MTSSVKAILDLKGRDVVTAGPNTTVAEAAAILSKKKIGAIVVVGMENRISGMFTERDLVHAIAKHGKDGLDQALAKVMTAKVYRCHEETTVNELMELMTSRRFRHVPVESNGKLAGIISIGDVVKSRIAEVEREAEEIKAYIAG from the coding sequence ATGACCAGTTCAGTCAAAGCAATCCTCGACCTGAAGGGCAGGGACGTCGTCACCGCCGGGCCGAACACCACCGTCGCCGAGGCTGCCGCCATCCTCAGCAAGAAGAAGATCGGCGCCATCGTCGTCGTCGGCATGGAGAACCGGATTTCAGGCATGTTCACCGAGCGCGATCTCGTGCATGCGATCGCCAAACACGGCAAGGACGGCTTGGACCAGGCGCTGGCCAAGGTCATGACCGCGAAGGTCTACCGCTGCCATGAGGAGACGACCGTCAACGAGCTTATGGAGCTGATGACCAGCCGCCGTTTCCGTCACGTGCCGGTGGAAAGCAACGGCAAGCTTGCCGGCATCATTTCGATTGGCGACGTGGTGAAATCGCGCATCGCCGAAGTCGAGCGTGAGGCCGAGGAAATCAAGGCCTATATCGCCGGCTGA
- a CDS encoding rhomboid family intramembrane serine protease: protein MNEQTAEPHKAPEPPEVQPPARPPREPVFNLPPALLFSLCLLGIIYAVQELLLSDDALNWLFFTFGFVPARYVIPLSQQGPELFWTPVTYSLLHGSVQHILFNAFWLMAFGAPVVRRIGTLRFVLFWVFSAIASAALHAVLNWGDVSLLIGASGVISGLMGAACRFAFPAERRPMAPAHLNPRLSIVEALKSRTVIIFMLLWLVGNALIAVGIPLVGDSDQPIAWDAHIGGFVFGFLLFSLFDRAPRPPVMEPAGTEKDMLQS, encoded by the coding sequence ATGAATGAGCAGACGGCCGAGCCGCATAAGGCGCCAGAACCTCCCGAGGTCCAGCCGCCGGCACGGCCACCGCGCGAACCGGTCTTTAACCTTCCACCAGCACTGCTCTTCAGCCTTTGCCTGCTTGGTATCATCTATGCGGTGCAGGAGCTCCTGCTGTCCGACGATGCGCTGAACTGGCTGTTCTTCACCTTCGGCTTCGTTCCCGCCCGTTATGTGATTCCGCTGTCGCAGCAGGGACCGGAGCTGTTCTGGACGCCGGTCACCTATTCGCTGCTGCACGGCAGCGTCCAGCATATCCTCTTCAACGCTTTCTGGCTGATGGCCTTCGGCGCGCCGGTCGTGCGCCGCATCGGGACGCTACGCTTCGTGCTCTTCTGGGTCTTTTCCGCCATTGCATCAGCCGCCCTGCACGCGGTCCTGAACTGGGGGGACGTGTCGCTGCTGATCGGCGCGTCGGGCGTGATCTCCGGGCTGATGGGCGCCGCCTGCCGATTCGCCTTTCCGGCCGAACGACGGCCGATGGCACCGGCGCATCTCAATCCCCGGCTTTCCATCGTCGAGGCGCTGAAGAGCCGCACCGTCATCATCTTCATGCTGCTCTGGCTGGTCGGCAATGCGCTGATCGCCGTTGGCATCCCTCTCGTCGGCGATAGCGACCAGCCGATTGCCTGGGACGCACATATCGGCGGCTTCGTCTTCGGCTTCCTGCTGTTTTCGCTGTTCGATCGGGCGCCGCGCCCGCCTGTGATGGAACCCGCCGGAACGGAGAAGGATATGTTGCAATCCTGA
- a CDS encoding PAS domain-containing protein, with amino-acid sequence MLRNETGWCEMRVQTTIEIFDYWNRIRGAADAPLKSQVEPSAVPHLLQSLFILEKRDGGDIGFRLAGTRICDLFGRDLRSERFSSLWANGQHTDIERTAMGVMDHAMPALFNATGYSTVGHQASFEIIMMPLRSPDGTCDRLLGAIAPTAAASWLEIVPLEFLALDRSRLLPGKFANAAPTELRPINKIVAGKSIHFGQVMRRMVSQLLSVEAR; translated from the coding sequence ATGCTCCGGAATGAGACAGGTTGGTGTGAAATGCGTGTGCAAACGACCATCGAAATTTTTGACTACTGGAACCGTATCCGCGGCGCTGCCGATGCGCCGCTGAAATCACAGGTCGAACCCTCCGCCGTCCCCCACCTCCTCCAGAGTCTGTTCATTCTTGAGAAGCGCGACGGCGGAGACATCGGTTTCCGGCTGGCCGGCACCCGCATCTGCGATCTCTTCGGGCGTGATCTGCGCAGTGAACGTTTTTCGTCTCTCTGGGCAAATGGCCAGCACACGGACATCGAACGCACCGCGATGGGCGTCATGGACCATGCCATGCCGGCCCTGTTCAATGCCACCGGCTATAGCACCGTCGGTCATCAGGCCTCCTTCGAGATTATCATGATGCCGCTGCGTTCGCCGGACGGCACCTGCGACCGGCTGCTCGGCGCGATCGCGCCGACAGCGGCCGCGAGCTGGCTGGAGATCGTACCGCTCGAATTCCTGGCGCTCGACCGCAGCCGCCTGCTGCCCGGAAAGTTCGCCAATGCAGCACCGACCGAGCTGCGACCGATCAACAAGATCGTCGCTGGCAAAAGCATCCATTTCGGCCAGGTCATGCGCCGCATGGTGTCGCAGCTGCTGAGCGTGGAGGCGCGCTGA
- a CDS encoding PilZ domain-containing protein, which yields MHSFQPAQTQRPAPRPEQGVFQRVPINMQGRLMLANYEEFECMVIDMSPGDMYVTCPGRPRANERVVAYIDHLGRVEGYVQTIDGRGFTMSINATDRKREKLAAQLTWLANKHELGLPEDRRHDRLTPRDTKTELTLEDGTRYFCRIMDLSLSGAAVDVEMRPSIGTAVRLGNMRGRVVRHFVEGVAIEFLSIQSRETLREFL from the coding sequence ATGCACTCGTTCCAGCCAGCTCAGACGCAACGACCTGCGCCGCGCCCTGAACAGGGCGTTTTCCAGCGCGTGCCCATCAATATGCAGGGCCGGCTGATGCTTGCGAACTACGAGGAATTCGAATGCATGGTGATCGACATGTCGCCTGGCGACATGTACGTCACCTGCCCCGGCCGGCCGCGCGCCAACGAACGCGTCGTCGCCTATATCGACCATCTCGGCCGCGTCGAAGGTTATGTCCAGACCATCGATGGCCGCGGCTTCACCATGTCGATCAACGCCACCGACCGGAAACGCGAGAAGCTTGCGGCCCAGCTCACCTGGCTTGCCAACAAGCATGAACTCGGCCTGCCGGAAGATCGGCGCCACGACCGCCTGACCCCACGTGACACGAAGACCGAGCTGACGCTCGAGGACGGCACGCGTTATTTCTGCCGGATCATGGATCTTTCACTGTCAGGCGCTGCCGTCGACGTCGAAATGCGCCCTTCGATCGGAACGGCGGTGCGGCTCGGCAACATGCGCGGTCGCGTCGTACGCCACTTCGTCGAAGGTGTGGCAATCGAATTCCTGTCGATCCAGTCCCGCGAGACGCTGCGCGAATTCCTTTAA
- the pip gene encoding prolyl aminopeptidase, whose translation MSALYPEIETYDHGLLDTGDGNLIYWEACGNPTGRPALVLHGGPGSGCSTMARCYFDPDAYRIILFDQRNCGRSLPSAADPQTDLSLNTTWHLVADIERLRAGLGIDTWLLFGNSWGSTLALAYAETHPERVAAIVIAGVTTTRLSEIDWLYRGMAPLFPEEWHRFRQAAAPGIEGGDEDMVAVYHRLLNDPDPEIRLKAARDWHDWEAASILLADPQGLPRRWADPTYLLTRARIITHYFSNGAWLKDSQLLMNAARLAGIPGILLQGRLDIEAPLVTAWELARAWPQSELSILPHAAHSTGNPDMSAAIVAATDRFRDFPQK comes from the coding sequence ATGTCAGCTCTCTATCCCGAAATCGAAACCTATGATCACGGCCTGCTTGATACGGGCGACGGCAATCTGATCTATTGGGAGGCCTGCGGCAATCCGACGGGCCGCCCGGCACTGGTGCTGCACGGCGGCCCTGGCTCCGGCTGTTCGACCATGGCGAGGTGCTATTTCGATCCCGATGCCTATCGAATCATTCTGTTCGATCAGCGCAATTGCGGCCGCAGCCTGCCGAGCGCTGCCGATCCGCAAACCGATCTCTCCCTCAACACCACCTGGCATCTCGTTGCCGATATCGAACGGCTGCGCGCCGGTCTCGGCATCGACACCTGGCTCCTTTTCGGCAATTCCTGGGGCTCGACGCTGGCGCTCGCCTATGCCGAAACTCATCCGGAGCGGGTCGCGGCGATCGTCATCGCAGGCGTGACCACCACCCGCCTCTCGGAAATCGACTGGCTCTATCGGGGCATGGCGCCGCTCTTTCCGGAAGAATGGCACCGTTTCCGTCAGGCGGCTGCCCCCGGAATTGAGGGAGGAGACGAGGACATGGTGGCCGTCTATCATCGTCTCCTCAACGATCCGGATCCGGAAATCCGCCTCAAGGCGGCGCGCGACTGGCATGATTGGGAGGCGGCCTCGATCCTGCTCGCCGATCCCCAAGGCCTGCCGCGCCGCTGGGCCGACCCCACCTATTTGCTGACGCGCGCCCGCATCATCACCCATTACTTCAGCAACGGCGCCTGGCTTAAGGACAGCCAGCTTTTGATGAACGCCGCGCGGCTTGCCGGCATTCCCGGTATCTTGCTGCAGGGACGGCTCGACATCGAGGCGCCGCTCGTCACCGCCTGGGAACTCGCCCGCGCCTGGCCGCAAAGCGAGCTCAGCATCCTTCCGCATGCTGCCCATTCCACCGGAAATCCCGATATGAGCGCGGCGATCGTCGCCGCCACCGATCGATTTCGCGATTTTCCTCAAAAATAA
- a CDS encoding transglutaminase-like cysteine peptidase → MTTANILKGGLLAGAIMMAMAGSGQAMPASMALAGNASPPIGHYEFCKANPTECVEVGGDAGPAILTEDRWKEILKVNYTVNSTIQPMTDEQIYGVEEHWAYPRTVGDCEDYALLKRKMLIDDGFSPSDTLITVVLQPNGEGHAVLTVRTDHGDFILDNMRNKVLLWSDTEYTYLKRQSADDPARWSKLQDGRAVAVGSVK, encoded by the coding sequence ATGACAACTGCGAATATCCTGAAAGGCGGCCTTCTGGCTGGTGCCATCATGATGGCCATGGCGGGTTCGGGACAGGCGATGCCCGCCAGCATGGCCCTGGCAGGCAATGCCAGCCCGCCGATCGGCCATTACGAATTCTGCAAGGCGAATCCGACGGAATGCGTCGAAGTTGGCGGCGATGCCGGACCGGCCATCCTCACCGAGGATCGCTGGAAGGAAATTCTCAAGGTCAACTACACCGTCAACTCGACGATCCAGCCGATGACGGACGAGCAGATCTACGGTGTCGAAGAGCACTGGGCGTATCCGCGCACCGTCGGCGATTGCGAGGATTACGCCCTGCTGAAGCGCAAGATGCTGATCGACGACGGTTTCTCGCCGTCCGATACGCTGATCACCGTCGTGCTGCAGCCGAATGGCGAAGGCCATGCCGTACTGACTGTTCGCACCGATCACGGCGACTTCATCCTCGACAACATGCGCAACAAGGTGCTGCTGTGGTCGGATACCGAATACACCTATTTGAAGCGCCAGTCCGCCGACGATCCGGCCCGCTGGTCGAAGCTTCAGGACGGCCGCGCTGTCGCGGTCGGTAGCGTCAAGTAA
- a CDS encoding D-alanyl-D-alanine carboxypeptidase, with translation MQEKSGIVSRSASSVSSSRSGNFLAKLLAILSVAVTIVLVDSVNADAEAANSKYAGIVVDAKTGNVLYSENADRLQYPASLTKMMTIYMTFEALEQGRIRLDTPVPFSAHAAAQAPTKLGVRAGGTITVEQGILGLVTLSANDAATALGEMLGGGSEDRFAQLMTAKAHALGMTRTTYRNANGLPNTAQMTTARDQARLGIALRQHFPQYYGYFSTRAFTFGSRTIRSHNRLVGSVRGVDGIKTGYTRAAGFNLVSSVQVDGKSIVGVVLGGASTPARDAQMRNLIATYLPKASSRGGSSALIAQAAPAPAMIETPAPVQPQKVQQRAQPQMAQQQVAKTITAAQPPISAAAADLSLPHKGPLPDARYQVAETEVAYAETAQSKSDNPLVAQPMPAPTKVKTMTFKQQASVAGPTPAPAYMPPEQGDTSVDEVTTASTTPTSPTSTGAVSTSDGPSGWVVQVGVSPNRQMAMDLLESAKSKGGRALASAKPFAVAYAAGGDQLYRARFGGFDDQRDAVNACKALKKAGIKCWAAAQ, from the coding sequence ATGCAAGAGAAGAGTGGAATAGTGTCAAGGTCAGCCTCCTCCGTATCATCGTCCCGATCCGGCAATTTTCTGGCAAAGCTGCTGGCGATCCTTTCGGTGGCCGTCACGATCGTCCTGGTCGATTCGGTAAATGCCGACGCAGAAGCGGCGAATTCGAAATATGCAGGCATCGTCGTCGACGCCAAGACCGGCAACGTTCTCTACAGCGAGAATGCCGACCGGCTGCAATACCCCGCCTCCCTGACCAAGATGATGACCATCTACATGACCTTCGAGGCATTGGAGCAGGGCCGCATCCGCCTCGATACGCCCGTCCCCTTCTCCGCTCATGCGGCAGCCCAGGCGCCAACCAAGCTCGGCGTCCGCGCCGGCGGCACGATCACCGTCGAGCAGGGCATTCTCGGTCTCGTTACCCTGTCGGCCAATGATGCCGCAACCGCGCTCGGCGAAATGCTGGGCGGCGGCAGCGAGGATCGTTTTGCCCAGCTGATGACCGCCAAGGCGCATGCGCTTGGCATGACGCGCACCACCTATCGCAACGCCAACGGCCTGCCGAATACGGCGCAGATGACGACGGCGCGCGATCAGGCTCGCCTCGGCATCGCCCTTCGCCAGCATTTCCCGCAATATTACGGCTATTTCTCCACCCGCGCCTTCACGTTCGGCAGCCGCACGATCCGCAGCCACAACCGCCTGGTCGGTTCGGTGCGCGGCGTCGACGGCATCAAGACCGGTTACACGCGCGCTGCCGGTTTCAATCTGGTGAGCTCGGTGCAGGTCGACGGCAAGTCGATCGTCGGCGTCGTGCTCGGTGGCGCCTCGACGCCCGCCCGCGATGCCCAGATGCGCAATCTGATCGCCACCTATCTGCCGAAGGCATCGAGCCGCGGCGGGTCGTCGGCGCTGATTGCCCAGGCAGCCCCCGCCCCGGCGATGATCGAGACACCCGCTCCGGTCCAGCCGCAGAAGGTCCAGCAGAGAGCTCAGCCGCAAATGGCCCAACAGCAGGTCGCAAAGACGATCACCGCAGCGCAGCCGCCGATTTCGGCCGCAGCCGCCGATCTCAGCCTGCCGCACAAAGGCCCGCTGCCGGATGCGCGTTATCAGGTCGCCGAGACCGAGGTTGCCTATGCCGAGACCGCTCAGTCGAAATCCGACAATCCACTGGTAGCCCAGCCGATGCCGGCGCCGACCAAAGTCAAGACCATGACCTTCAAGCAGCAGGCATCGGTCGCCGGGCCGACGCCGGCGCCCGCCTATATGCCGCCGGAACAGGGCGATACCTCGGTCGATGAGGTCACCACCGCCTCGACCACTCCCACTTCTCCCACTTCGACTGGCGCCGTTTCAACCAGCGATGGTCCCAGCGGCTGGGTCGTGCAGGTCGGCGTCTCGCCGAACCGGCAGATGGCCATGGATCTCCTGGAGAGCGCCAAGAGCAAGGGCGGCAGAGCGCTGGCCTCGGCGAAGCCCTTCGCGGTCGCCTACGCCGCTGGTGGTGATCAGCTTTACCGCGCCCGCTTTGGCGGCTTCGACGATCAGCGCGATGCCGTCAACGCCTGCAAGGCCTTGAAGAAGGCCGGCATCAAGTGCTGGGCGGCTGCCCAATGA
- a CDS encoding DUF1489 family protein codes for MALHLIKLCVGADSIDDLREWVAERSLRAIAAGLEPHSVHTTRMAPKRMEELLDGGSLYWVIKGQVQARQKLLGIETFTDGEGISRCRLMLGPEVIETAVQPKRPFQGWRYYTEDDVPRDLTSLGAGIAEMPADLRRELTDLGLL; via the coding sequence ATGGCATTGCATCTCATCAAACTCTGCGTCGGCGCCGACTCGATCGACGATCTGCGCGAATGGGTGGCGGAACGCTCGCTGCGCGCCATTGCCGCCGGCCTCGAGCCGCATTCGGTGCATACGACGCGCATGGCGCCGAAACGCATGGAGGAACTGCTTGACGGCGGCTCGCTCTACTGGGTGATCAAGGGGCAGGTGCAGGCCAGGCAGAAGCTGCTCGGCATCGAGACCTTCACGGACGGCGAGGGCATCTCGCGCTGCCGCCTGATGCTCGGCCCGGAGGTCATCGAGACGGCCGTGCAGCCGAAACGTCCCTTCCAGGGCTGGCGTTATTACACTGAAGACGACGTGCCGCGCGACCTGACAAGTCTTGGCGCCGGCATTGCCGAAATGCCCGCTGATCTTCGCCGCGAACTCACGGACCTTGGTCTGCTCTAA
- a CDS encoding L-serine ammonia-lyase, which translates to MFLSVFDVFKIGVGPSSSHTMGPMSAANRFLELILSNEWPRPSSGAQVTAIKVSLHGSLAHTGIGHGTGRAVILGLMGEAPDSVDPDRMDGIVDTVERTGRITPDGHPAYQFQPKTDLVFDKKQPLPGHANGMVFSAYDRDGRLLVKRIYYSVGGGFVVTDTELEQMRAKKNAAGGTRVPYPFSTAKQMLEMAERSGLSIAQMKRANEESQRSREELDQGLDRIWEAMRSCIERGLKVEGIMPGGLNVKRRARRIHDKLEEEWRSNRVNPLLANDWLSVYAMAVNEENAAGGRVVTAPTNGAAGVIPATIRYYEHFHEDWDQNGIRDYLLTAAAIGGIIKHNASISGAEVGCQGEVGSAAAMAAAGLAAVMGGTPEQIENAAEIALEHHLGMTCDPVAGLVQVPCIERNALGAVKAVTAASLAVKGDGQHFVPLDACIETMRQTGHDMSEKYKETSTGGLAVNVVEC; encoded by the coding sequence ATGTTTCTCTCGGTATTCGATGTCTTCAAGATCGGTGTCGGGCCGTCGAGTTCACACACGATGGGTCCGATGTCGGCCGCCAACCGGTTCTTGGAGCTGATCCTGTCGAACGAATGGCCGCGCCCGTCATCGGGCGCACAGGTCACAGCCATCAAAGTCAGCCTGCACGGCTCGCTCGCCCATACCGGCATCGGCCACGGCACGGGCAGGGCTGTCATTCTCGGGTTGATGGGCGAGGCGCCCGACAGCGTCGATCCCGACCGGATGGACGGCATCGTCGACACGGTGGAGCGCACAGGCCGCATCACGCCGGATGGGCATCCCGCCTATCAGTTCCAGCCGAAAACCGACTTGGTCTTCGACAAGAAACAGCCGCTGCCCGGCCATGCAAACGGCATGGTCTTTTCCGCCTATGACAGAGACGGTCGGCTGCTCGTCAAGCGCATCTATTATTCGGTCGGCGGCGGCTTCGTCGTCACCGACACCGAACTGGAACAGATGCGGGCGAAGAAGAACGCGGCCGGCGGAACGCGCGTACCCTATCCGTTCTCCACCGCCAAGCAGATGCTCGAAATGGCGGAGCGCTCTGGGCTGTCGATCGCGCAGATGAAGCGGGCGAACGAGGAGAGCCAGCGCTCACGCGAGGAGCTCGATCAGGGGCTCGATCGCATCTGGGAGGCGATGCGGTCCTGCATCGAGCGCGGCCTCAAAGTCGAGGGCATCATGCCCGGCGGCCTGAACGTCAAGCGCCGCGCCCGCAGGATTCACGACAAGCTGGAAGAGGAGTGGCGCAGCAACCGCGTCAACCCGCTGCTCGCCAACGATTGGCTGAGCGTCTATGCGATGGCCGTCAACGAGGAGAATGCAGCCGGCGGGCGCGTCGTCACGGCGCCGACCAACGGAGCGGCCGGCGTCATTCCGGCGACGATCCGCTACTATGAGCATTTCCACGAGGACTGGGACCAGAACGGCATCCGCGACTACCTGCTGACGGCTGCTGCCATCGGCGGCATCATCAAACACAATGCCTCAATCTCGGGCGCCGAGGTCGGCTGCCAGGGCGAGGTCGGCTCGGCTGCGGCGATGGCCGCCGCGGGCCTTGCCGCCGTCATGGGGGGCACGCCGGAGCAGATCGAAAACGCTGCCGAGATTGCGCTCGAACATCATCTCGGCATGACCTGCGATCCGGTCGCGGGCCTGGTGCAGGTTCCCTGCATCGAGCGCAACGCGCTCGGCGCGGTCAAGGCGGTCACCGCGGCATCACTTGCCGTCAAGGGCGACGGCCAGCATTTCGTGCCGCTCGATGCCTGTATCGAGACGATGCGCCAGACCGGCCACGACATGAGCGAGAAATACAAGGAGACCTCGACCGGAGGTCTTGCGGTCAACGTCGTTGAATGCTGA
- a CDS encoding VOC family protein, with translation MALKRMDNVGIVVEDLGVTIDFFRELGLELEGRATIEGEWAGRVTGLGNQHVEIAMMRTPDGHSRLELSRFLTPPVVADHRNAPVNALGYLRVMFTVDDINETLDRLRKRGAQLEGEVVDYQDTYRLCYIRGPEGLLIGLAQEL, from the coding sequence ATGGCGCTCAAACGGATGGACAACGTAGGAATCGTCGTCGAAGACCTCGGAGTGACGATTGATTTCTTTCGCGAGCTCGGCCTCGAGCTCGAAGGGCGAGCCACGATCGAAGGAGAATGGGCCGGACGTGTCACTGGACTGGGCAATCAGCATGTCGAGATTGCCATGATGCGCACACCGGATGGCCATAGCCGGCTCGAGCTCTCCCGCTTCCTCACGCCGCCTGTCGTCGCAGATCACCGCAACGCCCCGGTCAACGCGCTCGGCTACCTCCGCGTCATGTTCACGGTTGATGACATCAATGAGACGCTTGACAGGCTGCGTAAGCGCGGCGCGCAGCTCGAAGGCGAAGTCGTGGACTATCAAGACACGTATCGGCTCTGCTACATCCGCGGGCCTGAAGGGCTTCTCATCGGACTGGCCCAAGAACTCTGA